Proteins encoded together in one Salmo trutta chromosome 3, fSalTru1.1, whole genome shotgun sequence window:
- the LOC115175337 gene encoding stathmin, whose amino-acid sequence MASSGEILVKELDKRASGQAFEVILAPDAKGEIPLPPPKEKKEMSLEEIQKKLEAAEERRKSHEAEVLKHLAEKREHEKEVLKKAMEENNNFSKTAEEKLNQKMEANKENRTARMAALNEKFKEKDKKLEEVRKAKETKPEEEN is encoded by the exons ATGGCGTCCTCTGGAG AGATCCTGGTCAAGGAGTTGGACAAGCGTGCTTCAGGTCAAGCATTTGAGGTAATTTTGGCCCCCGATGCCAAGGGTGAAATCCCCCTACCGCCCccgaaggagaagaaggagatgtCCCTGGAGGAGATTCAGAAGAAACTGGAGGCTGCAGAGGAGAGACGCAAG AGTCATGAGGCAGAGGTGCTGAAGCACTTAGCTGAGAAGAGAGAGCACGAGAAGGAAGTTCTGAAGAAAGCCATGGAAGAGAACAACAACTTCAGCAAGACGGCAGAGGAGAAGCTCAATCAGAAGATGGAAGCCAACAAAGAGAATCGCACGGCACGAATGGCAGCACTCAATGAGAAATTCAAGGAGAAG GATAAGAAGCTTGAGGAGGTACGAAAGGCAAAGGAAACGAAACCAGAGGAGGAGAACTGA